From Verrucomicrobia bacterium S94, the proteins below share one genomic window:
- a CDS encoding sulfatase, whose amino-acid sequence MKKLMVHFGCAVLSAVCMQSQAVERPNIVVIVADDLGYGDIGCYGSESIKTPHIDALAAEGLRFTDFHSNGAVCSPTRASLMTGRYPQRTGVIGVITAHKHRHVGLALEETTIAEVVKSAGYTTAMFGKWHLGYQPKYNPVHQGFDEYIGFVAGNVDFHAHLDQIGEEDWWKQDQLCPEEGYTTDLITRHGVEFIKRNKDKPFLLFLTHEAPHYPYQGRNDPVQYLPGKGLVGSPKGTPEIYKEMIEVMDEGIGRIVQTLKDSGLSEKTLVFFCSDNGPAGLGSAGGLRGKKSHVWEGGHRVPGIAYWPGVIEAGRISDETVMGADLFPTIAELANAPLPKDVVLDGINLLPHITEGTALSSRPLFWANWRGMAVRQGRYKLVTQPKNFADPELYDLKNDPAEKVNIAAEHPEKVEELLQCLKSWHHEVTDGVKKIL is encoded by the coding sequence ATGAAAAAACTGATGGTTCATTTCGGATGTGCAGTGCTGAGTGCGGTTTGTATGCAGAGTCAGGCTGTTGAACGACCGAATATTGTAGTGATTGTGGCTGACGATCTCGGGTATGGGGATATCGGCTGTTACGGGAGTGAATCGATAAAAACACCGCATATTGATGCTTTGGCAGCTGAAGGATTGCGGTTTACAGATTTTCATTCCAACGGGGCGGTATGCAGTCCGACACGGGCGTCTTTAATGACCGGACGCTATCCGCAGCGTACGGGGGTGATTGGTGTAATTACGGCACATAAGCATCGCCATGTGGGCCTGGCTCTGGAAGAAACCACCATTGCGGAAGTGGTGAAAAGTGCCGGATATACCACGGCAATGTTCGGGAAGTGGCATCTGGGCTATCAGCCGAAGTATAACCCGGTGCATCAGGGATTTGATGAATATATCGGATTTGTTGCCGGCAATGTGGATTTTCATGCCCATCTGGATCAAATCGGCGAAGAAGACTGGTGGAAACAGGATCAGCTCTGTCCGGAAGAGGGATACACGACCGATCTCATCACCAGGCATGGTGTTGAATTTATCAAACGGAATAAAGATAAACCGTTTTTGCTCTTCTTAACGCATGAGGCACCGCACTACCCGTATCAGGGGCGAAATGATCCAGTGCAATATTTGCCGGGAAAAGGTCTGGTGGGGTCGCCGAAGGGAACACCGGAAATTTATAAGGAAATGATTGAGGTGATGGACGAAGGTATCGGTCGTATTGTTCAGACTCTGAAGGATTCCGGACTCAGTGAAAAAACGCTTGTCTTTTTCTGCTCGGATAACGGTCCGGCGGGATTGGGATCTGCCGGCGGACTGCGAGGTAAGAAAAGTCATGTGTGGGAAGGGGGGCATCGTGTTCCGGGGATTGCCTATTGGCCGGGGGTTATCGAAGCCGGACGTATTTCGGATGAAACGGTGATGGGGGCGGATTTGTTTCCGACGATTGCTGAACTGGCGAATGCTCCGCTGCCAAAGGATGTCGTACTGGATGGAATTAATCTGCTGCCGCATATCACGGAAGGCACTGCGCTCTCATCGCGGCCGCTTTTCTGGGCGAACTGGCGGGGAATGGCGGTACGCCAGGGCAGATATAAACTGGTAACCCAACCGAAAAACTTTGCTGATCCGGAGCTGTATGACCTGAAGAATGATCCTGCTGAAAAGGTGAATATTGCAGCGGAGCATCCGGAAAAGGTTGAGGAGCTGCTGCAATGCTTGAAAAGCTGGCATCATGAGGTAACTGACGGAGTGAAAAAGATTCTATGA
- a CDS encoding DUF4976 domain-containing protein, whose product MKWKEKVYLGVVLSVTGLPCWATGPSRPNILFILADDLCYEALGCVNGEVQTPNLDRLADEGVMFSHAYNMGGWDGALCAASRAMFNTGRSLWHNFKLDRAVRSRKWLNPPPEVDTGTTWSQWFSAAGYHTYFAGKWHTILHDAENVFDEVGIIRPGMPNQTKERYERNWEPGCSDWEPWDKSKGGFWQGGQHWSEVLRDEAMAYLRKAPQRSKPFFAYISFNAPHDPKQAPKEYIDRYPLEAIKVPENFLPEYPYAREIQSRNIRGERLAPFPRTEYSIKVNRQEYYALITHMDDQIGAILAELDKTGMRDNTYIIFTADHGLALGHHGMMAKQNMYEHSLCAPLMVSGPGIPKGKRFDERIYIQDIVPTTLDIADIPIPEQVEFKSFLPLLNGGEYHEREAIYAAYKDVQRAVIVEDFKLIYYADIPLYRLFNLKNDPYEMNDLAGNPEYAGKIEELKRVMLREMSRYDDEQLTPRRHYRKEPKPDTTPK is encoded by the coding sequence ATGAAGTGGAAAGAAAAAGTTTACCTGGGAGTTGTGTTAAGTGTGACCGGTTTGCCCTGTTGGGCAACGGGGCCAAGCAGGCCGAATATCCTTTTTATTCTTGCTGATGACCTGTGTTACGAAGCGCTCGGCTGTGTAAACGGAGAGGTGCAGACCCCGAATCTGGATCGACTGGCGGATGAGGGCGTTATGTTCAGTCATGCCTATAATATGGGCGGATGGGACGGGGCACTGTGTGCCGCCAGCCGGGCGATGTTTAATACCGGCCGTTCTCTGTGGCATAACTTTAAGCTGGATCGTGCTGTGCGCAGCAGGAAGTGGTTGAATCCGCCGCCGGAAGTGGATACGGGGACCACATGGAGTCAGTGGTTTTCCGCGGCGGGTTACCATACCTATTTTGCCGGTAAGTGGCATACGATTCTGCATGATGCTGAAAATGTGTTTGATGAGGTGGGGATCATTCGTCCGGGAATGCCGAATCAGACGAAAGAGCGGTATGAACGGAACTGGGAGCCGGGGTGTTCGGATTGGGAGCCGTGGGATAAATCCAAAGGGGGATTCTGGCAGGGCGGCCAACATTGGAGTGAAGTGCTGCGGGATGAGGCTATGGCGTATTTGCGTAAAGCTCCGCAACGTTCAAAGCCGTTTTTTGCATATATCTCCTTCAATGCTCCGCATGATCCGAAACAGGCACCAAAGGAATACATTGATCGGTATCCGCTGGAGGCGATTAAGGTGCCGGAAAACTTTCTACCTGAATATCCGTATGCACGTGAGATTCAAAGCCGGAATATACGCGGGGAACGGCTGGCTCCTTTCCCGCGGACCGAATATTCAATTAAAGTCAACCGGCAGGAATATTATGCGTTGATTACACACATGGATGATCAGATCGGTGCGATACTGGCGGAGCTGGATAAAACCGGCATGCGTGATAATACGTATATTATTTTCACGGCGGATCATGGCCTGGCGCTTGGGCATCATGGCATGATGGCCAAACAGAATATGTATGAGCACAGTTTGTGTGCTCCGTTGATGGTGTCAGGTCCGGGGATTCCGAAAGGAAAACGTTTTGATGAGCGGATCTATATTCAGGATATTGTGCCGACCACGCTGGATATCGCAGATATTCCAATACCGGAACAGGTGGAGTTCAAGAGCTTTCTTCCGTTGCTGAACGGTGGAGAATATCATGAGCGGGAAGCGATTTATGCTGCGTATAAAGATGTGCAGCGTGCGGTTATTGTGGAGGATTTCAAGCTGATCTACTATGCCGACATTCCTCTGTATCGGTTGTTCAATCTGAAAAATGATCCGTATGAAATGAACGATCTGGCGGGCAACCCGGAATATGCCGGAAAGATTGAGGAGCTGAAGCGGGTGATGCTGCGTGAGATGTCGCGTTATGATGATGAGCAATTGACCCCACGGCGGCATTATCGGAAGGAACCTAAACCGGATACTACCCCGAAATGA
- a CDS encoding arylsulfatase, with protein sequence MIISVCALWSSILCRTVFFFVFVSVLLNAYIVNSAPLEKPNIIFILADDMGYGDVSCLNPEAKFKTPNLDKMAANGLTLTDAHTSSGVCTPSRYSVMTGRYCWRSKMKRGVLGGYSPALIEDGRETMASVLKAQGYRTACIGKWHLGMDFPTTDGKPAKQSGGGTMTYRNGKRFIDDGEMKTNVDWSGSILRSPTSNGFDYFYGINGSLDMPPYVYIENDRFTGTPTEIKAFHRPGPALKDFEAVNVLPELTDRLLDYIRKQDGTAPFFVYFPITGPHNPVVPVKAFRGKSGIGAYGDFCMQIDHHVGQIMQVLKDKGFYENTLVVFSSDNGVENHGYEQFRKTGHSSSAQFRGVKRDLWEGGHHVPALVQWPAVIQAGRVSDETICLTDFMPTFAEITGFQLPENAAEDGVSLFPVLQGLELKEPLREGTVHHSLKGEFAIRVGDWVFIDAPNGSDRDNEPEWYAKARGYIPHNEPGELYDLSVDLEQRKNVYAEHPERVQRMKTLLEKYKKEPRSVPLNR encoded by the coding sequence ATGATTATTTCTGTATGCGCGCTGTGGAGTTCCATACTATGCAGAACGGTGTTCTTCTTCGTTTTTGTATCCGTTTTGCTAAATGCATATATTGTGAACAGTGCACCATTAGAAAAGCCGAACATTATTTTTATTCTGGCGGATGATATGGGGTATGGCGATGTGTCGTGTCTGAATCCGGAGGCGAAATTTAAAACGCCGAACCTGGATAAGATGGCAGCGAATGGATTGACACTGACGGATGCGCATACGTCATCGGGCGTTTGTACGCCGAGCCGGTATTCGGTTATGACCGGACGCTACTGCTGGCGTTCGAAGATGAAACGCGGTGTGCTTGGCGGTTACAGTCCGGCTCTGATTGAAGACGGAAGGGAGACTATGGCCTCGGTACTGAAGGCGCAGGGTTATCGTACGGCCTGTATCGGGAAATGGCATCTGGGAATGGACTTTCCGACCACGGACGGGAAACCGGCAAAGCAGTCGGGCGGCGGAACGATGACGTATCGTAACGGGAAGCGATTTATTGATGACGGGGAAATGAAAACCAATGTGGACTGGTCCGGCAGCATTCTGCGTTCGCCGACGAGCAACGGGTTCGATTATTTCTACGGAATCAACGGTTCATTGGATATGCCGCCTTATGTCTATATTGAAAATGATCGGTTTACTGGAACGCCGACTGAGATCAAAGCGTTTCATCGGCCGGGACCGGCACTCAAAGATTTTGAAGCGGTTAATGTTCTGCCGGAACTGACAGACAGACTGCTTGATTATATTCGGAAGCAGGATGGAACTGCGCCCTTTTTTGTCTATTTCCCGATCACAGGTCCGCATAATCCGGTTGTTCCGGTGAAAGCTTTCCGGGGGAAAAGCGGCATTGGTGCCTACGGCGATTTCTGTATGCAGATTGATCACCATGTGGGGCAGATCATGCAGGTGCTGAAAGATAAAGGGTTTTATGAAAATACCCTGGTTGTTTTTTCTTCCGATAACGGGGTTGAAAATCATGGGTATGAACAGTTCAGAAAAACGGGACACAGTTCGAGTGCACAGTTCCGCGGGGTGAAGCGCGATCTCTGGGAAGGCGGACATCATGTACCGGCGCTGGTGCAATGGCCGGCGGTGATTCAGGCCGGACGGGTTTCTGATGAAACCATCTGTCTGACCGACTTTATGCCGACGTTTGCCGAGATAACCGGTTTCCAACTGCCGGAAAATGCAGCCGAAGACGGTGTCAGTCTGTTTCCCGTTCTGCAGGGATTGGAACTAAAAGAGCCGTTGCGTGAAGGAACGGTACACCACAGCCTCAAAGGCGAATTCGCTATTCGGGTTGGCGATTGGGTCTTCATTGATGCGCCAAACGGCAGTGACCGGGATAATGAGCCGGAGTGGTATGCAAAGGCCCGTGGCTATATTCCGCATAATGAGCCCGGAGAACTGTATGATCTTTCGGTGGATCTTGAGCAGCGGAAAAATGTTTATGCTGAACATCCGGAGCGGGTACAGCGGATGAAGACACTGCTGGAAAAATATAAAAAGGAACCGCGCAGTGTTCCGTTGAACCGCTGA
- a CDS encoding beta-agarase, which yields MQCLYSVCIATVVAVSAIADTSGVTVTLEPQCIRNIGGVTRFCRKQFITIHESFGSIDFADEDVRYLEEYLEVEYGRDGGLIPWFATEAEADPENPDTFKETDVVDFAAELRANTSGFRLNPEDTQETVLCMHPEWMHATPTNDFRPWGPRTYQTTAEFIEKTLKAMWPDGEGMPKYLEVLNEPFIHREKNGHNIDDLSEQHNVVAEHLHKTVPGLMVGGYCAAWVDVEGGDFNHWKTHQKRFMDIAGHNMDFWSYHIYDGVNVKGTPSSRVGSNSEAVMDIIDSYSFIKFGEAKPILISEFGGIPRGNMNVVPYDSARSAHMIRSAMGQLITFMDHPDRLLKVIPYFLGKATWTYDLRGDYEPGNANPFLLWRRLADGYFVKTDLVKYYEFWKGLNGEWRRAVSSNPDIRVQLLADGDVLNVILMNIDTKEQNVKLEGLEGIVPETVVMRTLRTDGDEPVLANKFAEEVPEELTLAVGETVMLRIFMKKPVEPTEQVEESRHYATDYLKKIHAHQPVQFTFENVPTGRGTAVLRVSVGRKRDRSVLPESVEFNGHPLEIPDNWAGDQGKRGNFFGVTEFQVPMDHVKSVNEVKLVYPDDGGHAACAVLQLNRVGKLK from the coding sequence ATGCAGTGTTTATATTCAGTATGTATTGCTACAGTAGTTGCCGTTTCGGCGATTGCGGATACCTCGGGGGTGACGGTTACGCTTGAGCCGCAGTGTATTCGTAATATCGGCGGCGTGACGAGGTTCTGTCGGAAACAGTTTATTACGATTCATGAATCGTTCGGTTCGATCGATTTCGCGGATGAGGATGTCCGCTATCTGGAAGAGTATCTGGAGGTGGAATACGGGCGCGACGGCGGCCTGATTCCCTGGTTTGCCACAGAGGCCGAAGCGGATCCTGAGAATCCGGACACATTCAAAGAGACCGATGTGGTGGATTTTGCGGCTGAACTGCGGGCGAATACGTCCGGATTCAGGCTGAATCCGGAAGATACACAGGAAACGGTGCTTTGCATGCATCCGGAATGGATGCATGCCACGCCGACCAATGATTTCCGTCCGTGGGGACCGAGAACCTATCAAACCACGGCGGAATTTATTGAAAAGACGCTGAAGGCGATGTGGCCGGACGGTGAAGGGATGCCGAAATATCTGGAGGTGCTGAACGAACCGTTTATTCATCGCGAGAAAAACGGTCACAATATCGATGATCTGTCGGAACAGCACAATGTGGTGGCGGAGCATCTGCATAAAACCGTTCCCGGTCTGATGGTCGGGGGGTACTGCGCGGCGTGGGTTGATGTGGAAGGCGGCGACTTCAACCATTGGAAAACCCATCAGAAACGGTTTATGGATATTGCCGGGCACAACATGGATTTCTGGTCGTATCACATTTACGACGGAGTAAATGTCAAGGGCACACCATCGAGCCGTGTGGGGAGTAATTCGGAAGCGGTGATGGATATTATCGACTCCTACAGTTTTATTAAATTCGGAGAGGCCAAACCGATTCTGATTTCCGAATTCGGCGGTATTCCACGTGGTAACATGAATGTGGTGCCCTACGATTCCGCTCGGTCGGCCCATATGATCCGGTCGGCGATGGGGCAGCTGATCACGTTTATGGATCATCCGGATCGCCTGCTCAAAGTGATCCCTTATTTTCTGGGCAAAGCCACGTGGACCTATGATTTGCGGGGGGACTACGAGCCCGGCAACGCCAACCCGTTTCTGCTCTGGCGCCGTTTGGCGGATGGTTATTTTGTAAAGACCGATCTGGTCAAATATTATGAGTTCTGGAAGGGCCTGAATGGAGAATGGCGCCGTGCGGTCAGTTCGAATCCGGACATTCGTGTTCAGTTGTTGGCTGACGGCGATGTGTTGAACGTGATTCTGATGAATATCGATACCAAAGAGCAGAACGTGAAGCTGGAAGGGCTTGAAGGGATTGTTCCCGAAACTGTAGTTATGCGCACATTGCGTACGGATGGGGATGAACCGGTATTGGCTAATAAATTTGCAGAAGAGGTTCCGGAAGAACTGACTCTGGCGGTTGGAGAAACCGTGATGCTGCGAATTTTCATGAAAAAGCCGGTGGAGCCGACGGAACAGGTTGAAGAAAGCCGGCATTATGCAACGGATTATCTGAAAAAGATTCATGCGCATCAGCCGGTTCAGTTCACGTTTGAAAATGTGCCGACTGGTCGGGGAACGGCCGTTCTGCGGGTTTCGGTTGGGCGAAAGCGGGATCGTAGTGTATTGCCGGAGTCGGTTGAGTTTAACGGACATCCGCTGGAAATTCCGGATAACTGGGCCGGGGATCAGGGGAAGCGCGGAAACTTTTTCGGAGTTACGGAATTTCAGGTGCCGATGGACCATGTTAAGTCCGTCAATGAAGTTAAACTGGTTTATCCCGATGACGGAGGGCATGCGGCCTGCGCAGTACTTCAGCTGAACCGGGTGGGGAAACTGAAATGA
- a CDS encoding agarase, which produces MRMFMAEYMFRSRVVGGILLFAIGCTNQQACKAEVVETRVLFDFEEQEPTNGITGDAVRLEWVEDAGGTSGKRALKVVYPVESTYKKVVFEPAELWDVRDMGYCALAVDLHNRSAESVQLFMTLADTNQSVTAHANIAAGQSGTFYYDITGPNTGLDLGMTGWPGRPAEEIGLNHPEPFRYAWGARVLDPAALKQIGFYQTGILKERTLIFDNLRVVSNPNGDAAELNPLVDKFGQYVGEDWPGKVHSEKELGSISGKEMEALAQDSGVKERSRFGGWVNGPKLEATGFFRTEKVDGKWALIDPEGYLFFATGIANCRMSNTYTVTGVDYENAAERKGAYIASEFRRNLFAWLPEADDPLAVHYGYAGHVHSGPLKHGQTFSFYGANLHRKYGDDWRNRWRDVTLDRMKSWGFTCFGNWTDPAFFGNGRVPYFAHAWIGGKHKRVSSGNDYWTPMHDPFDPEFTESVRASLARLDAQVKDDPWCIGIFVENELSWGNENSDASRFGMVIHTLGREAESCPAKAAFVDMLKEKYSTVQALNKAWNSTIASWAEFSEGFSHEGALDGERRADFSMLSEALAEEYFRIVNRELKKVMPNHLFCGSRFADWGMTPEAVRAAAKYTDVVSYNLYKEGLTDSLRKVLKEMDRPSVLGEYHFGATDRGMFHGGIRTAADQKGRGLKYRNYMMSVINEPCLVGAHWFQYVDSPTTGRAIDGENYNSGFVSITDTPYSELIDSVRKLNRELYLMRFGR; this is translated from the coding sequence ATGAGGATGTTTATGGCTGAATATATGTTCCGGAGTCGGGTAGTTGGCGGAATACTGCTGTTTGCCATCGGATGTACAAATCAGCAGGCGTGCAAAGCGGAAGTTGTAGAAACCCGTGTGCTTTTTGATTTTGAAGAGCAGGAGCCAACGAATGGAATCACCGGCGATGCGGTGCGGCTGGAGTGGGTTGAAGATGCCGGGGGGACATCGGGTAAACGGGCTCTGAAAGTGGTTTATCCAGTTGAGTCGACATATAAAAAAGTTGTTTTTGAGCCGGCTGAATTGTGGGATGTGCGCGATATGGGATATTGTGCGCTTGCTGTGGATCTCCACAATCGTTCAGCGGAATCGGTTCAGCTTTTCATGACCCTTGCGGATACCAACCAGAGCGTCACCGCTCATGCAAATATCGCGGCAGGACAGTCGGGGACCTTTTATTATGATATTACGGGACCCAATACTGGACTGGATCTGGGGATGACCGGCTGGCCGGGGCGCCCTGCTGAAGAGATCGGTTTAAATCATCCGGAACCTTTCCGCTATGCCTGGGGCGCTCGCGTGCTGGATCCGGCTGCATTGAAGCAGATTGGCTTTTACCAAACCGGTATTTTAAAAGAACGCACACTGATTTTTGATAATCTGCGGGTGGTGTCTAATCCAAACGGTGATGCTGCGGAGCTGAATCCGCTGGTGGATAAATTCGGGCAATATGTCGGGGAAGATTGGCCGGGTAAAGTGCATTCAGAAAAAGAATTAGGGAGCATATCCGGAAAAGAGATGGAAGCTTTGGCTCAGGATTCCGGGGTTAAAGAGCGGTCGAGGTTCGGCGGTTGGGTGAATGGTCCGAAGCTGGAGGCGACGGGGTTTTTCCGTACTGAAAAAGTGGATGGAAAATGGGCACTGATTGATCCGGAGGGGTATCTTTTTTTTGCGACGGGGATCGCTAATTGCCGTATGTCAAATACCTATACTGTGACAGGAGTTGATTATGAAAATGCGGCAGAACGCAAGGGGGCTTATATTGCTTCCGAGTTCCGGCGCAATCTGTTTGCCTGGCTGCCGGAGGCGGATGATCCGTTAGCCGTGCATTACGGTTATGCCGGACATGTACATAGCGGACCGCTGAAGCATGGTCAGACCTTTTCATTTTACGGGGCCAACCTGCATCGGAAATACGGTGATGATTGGCGGAACAGATGGAGGGATGTGACACTGGACCGCATGAAGAGCTGGGGATTTACCTGTTTCGGCAACTGGACGGATCCGGCGTTTTTCGGTAACGGCCGGGTGCCGTATTTCGCCCATGCATGGATCGGTGGAAAGCACAAACGGGTTTCATCCGGCAATGATTACTGGACCCCCATGCATGATCCGTTTGACCCTGAATTTACGGAAAGTGTACGTGCGAGTCTCGCGCGGTTAGATGCTCAGGTGAAGGACGATCCATGGTGCATCGGAATTTTTGTGGAAAACGAACTGAGCTGGGGCAATGAAAACAGTGATGCCAGTCGTTTCGGGATGGTGATTCATACGCTCGGCCGTGAGGCTGAGTCCTGCCCGGCCAAAGCGGCATTTGTGGATATGCTGAAAGAAAAATATTCAACGGTTCAGGCGCTTAATAAAGCATGGAATTCCACGATCGCATCGTGGGCGGAATTTTCGGAAGGGTTCAGCCATGAGGGTGCACTTGACGGTGAACGACGAGCCGATTTTTCCATGCTGTCCGAGGCGCTGGCTGAGGAATATTTCCGTATTGTAAACCGCGAGCTGAAAAAAGTGATGCCGAACCATCTGTTCTGCGGATCGCGTTTTGCGGATTGGGGTATGACCCCTGAAGCGGTTCGGGCGGCGGCCAAATATACGGATGTTGTCAGTTATAATCTTTATAAAGAAGGTCTGACGGATTCCCTTCGCAAAGTGTTGAAGGAAATGGATCGTCCGAGTGTTCTGGGAGAATATCATTTCGGGGCAACGGATCGGGGCATGTTTCACGGCGGTATCCGCACGGCTGCGGATCAGAAAGGTCGCGGCTTGAAATACCGCAATTACATGATGTCGGTGATCAACGAGCCCTGTCTGGTCGGTGCACACTGGTTCCAGTATGTGGATTCTCCAACGACCGGGCGGGCGATTGACGGTGAAAATTATAACAGCGGTTTTGTGAGTATTACGGATACGCCGTATTCGGAGCTGATTGATTCCGTCCGGAAACTGAACAGAGAACTCTATTTGATGCGGTTCGGTAGATAG